A part of Pseudomonas lutea genomic DNA contains:
- a CDS encoding SlyX family protein: protein MELDSRVMELESRLAFQDDTIQALNDVLVAQQRSIDRLELQITALIKRQEEMGGQGDGFAEDSPPPHY from the coding sequence ATGGAGCTCGACTCCCGAGTGATGGAACTGGAGAGCCGTCTGGCGTTTCAGGACGACACCATCCAGGCCCTCAACGACGTGTTGGTGGCCCAGCAGCGCAGTATTGACCGCCTGGAATTGCAGATCACTGCTCTGATCAAGCGCCAGGAGGAAATGGGAGGGCAGGGCGATGGCTTTGCCGAAGATTCGCCTCCTCCCCATTATTAA
- a CDS encoding OprD family porin → MRVMKWSAIALAVTAASTQLASAAAFVSDQSEATGFVEGSKLDVKARNYYFNRHILHDEGRKDQRDWTQGFWGNFTSGYTQGLIGVGVDAFGYAGFKLSGDDKHSGSGNLTLDTTPNSDGFRDNHDSFGKAGGAVKFRVSKTELKIGDMQPQNPVFAVGGSRLLPQTASGLSLQSSEIKGLDVEAGHFYSGTSQNDTSHDGSIFAQYANVQARSADFGGGKYSITDNLGVGFYYAKLEDVWNQYYGNINYALPLTDDQALAFDFNIYNTKDTGSAKAGSISNTAWSGSAAYSFLAAHTLTLAFQKVNGNTPFDYIGIGDNNKGGDSIFLANSIQYSDFNAPGERSWQGRYDLNMAPYGVAGLSFMARYVSGTNIDGTKGNNAIYAGLYGEDGSHHETNVEAKYVVQAGPAKDLSFRIRQAWHRANADEGEGDINEFRLIVDYPISVL, encoded by the coding sequence ATGAGAGTGATGAAGTGGAGCGCAATCGCACTGGCCGTTACTGCAGCCAGCACCCAATTGGCATCGGCTGCGGCATTCGTAAGCGATCAGTCCGAAGCAACTGGTTTTGTAGAGGGGAGCAAGCTGGACGTTAAGGCTCGTAACTACTATTTCAACCGTCACATCCTGCACGACGAGGGCCGCAAGGACCAACGCGACTGGACTCAAGGTTTCTGGGGTAACTTCACCTCCGGTTATACCCAAGGCCTGATCGGCGTGGGTGTTGACGCGTTCGGCTACGCCGGTTTCAAACTCAGCGGCGACGACAAGCATTCGGGTTCCGGCAACTTGACGCTGGATACCACACCAAATTCCGACGGTTTCCGCGACAACCACGACAGCTTTGGCAAGGCCGGTGGCGCCGTCAAGTTCCGGGTTTCGAAAACCGAATTGAAAATCGGTGACATGCAACCTCAGAACCCAGTGTTCGCAGTGGGTGGCTCGCGCCTGTTGCCGCAAACTGCAAGCGGTCTGAGCCTTCAAAGCAGCGAGATCAAAGGCCTCGACGTTGAAGCTGGCCACTTCTATTCGGGCACCAGCCAAAACGATACAAGCCATGATGGCTCAATCTTCGCCCAATACGCCAACGTGCAAGCCAGATCTGCGGACTTTGGCGGCGGTAAGTATTCGATCACGGATAATCTGGGCGTAGGCTTCTACTATGCCAAGCTCGAAGACGTGTGGAACCAGTACTACGGCAACATCAACTACGCACTCCCGTTGACCGACGATCAGGCACTGGCTTTCGACTTCAACATTTACAACACTAAAGACACTGGCAGCGCAAAGGCCGGCTCAATCAGCAACACCGCTTGGTCGGGCTCCGCCGCTTACTCCTTCCTGGCGGCGCATACATTGACCCTGGCGTTCCAGAAAGTTAATGGCAACACGCCGTTCGACTACATCGGGATCGGCGACAACAACAAGGGCGGCGACTCGATCTTCCTTGCGAACTCGATTCAATACTCCGACTTTAACGCCCCTGGGGAAAGATCGTGGCAAGGTCGCTATGACCTGAACATGGCGCCCTACGGCGTGGCTGGCCTGAGCTTCATGGCTCGTTACGTCAGCGGTACTAATATCGATGGCACCAAAGGCAATAATGCTATTTACGCCGGCCTGTATGGCGAAGACGGCAGCCACCACGAAACCAACGTCGAGGCCAAGTACGTTGTTCAAGCTGGCCCGGCCAAAGACCTGTCGTTCCGTATTCGTCAAGCATGGCACCGCGCCAATGCCGACGAAGGCGAAGGCGATATCAACGAGTTCCGTCTGATCGTCGACTACCCGATTTCGGTCCTGTAA
- the dinB gene encoding DNA polymerase IV has protein sequence MPQRKIIHIDCDCFYAAIEMRDDPRLAGKPLAVGGSADRRGVIATCNYEARAYGIRSAMSSRHALTLCPDLTIVKPRMDAYKEASREIQTIFRDYTDLIEPLSLDEAYLDVTECEHFAGSATRIAQDIRRRVSNQLHITVSAGVAPNKFLAKIASDWKKPNGLFVITPDQVEDFVSQLPVSKLHGVGKVTADKLGRLGIVTCTDLRDWSKLSLVREFGSFGERLWNLAHGIDDRPVQNDNRRQSVSVENTYDTDLPDLASCLAMLPTLLATLNERIARIDSLYRPGKPFVKVKFHDFTQTTLEQAGAGRDLGSYEHLLTQAFARGGKPVRLLGIGVRLHDLRAAHEQLELFS, from the coding sequence ATGCCGCAGCGCAAAATCATCCATATCGACTGTGACTGCTTCTATGCCGCCATTGAAATGCGCGATGACCCGCGTCTGGCAGGCAAGCCGCTGGCTGTGGGAGGGTCCGCCGATCGTCGAGGCGTTATCGCCACCTGCAACTACGAAGCCCGGGCCTACGGCATCCGTTCCGCGATGTCTTCTCGGCACGCGCTCACGCTGTGCCCGGACCTGACCATCGTCAAGCCGAGGATGGATGCCTATAAAGAAGCGTCCAGGGAAATTCAAACGATCTTCCGGGATTACACCGATTTGATCGAACCGCTGTCGCTGGACGAGGCGTATCTGGACGTCACGGAGTGCGAGCACTTCGCGGGCAGTGCCACACGCATCGCGCAGGACATTCGACGGCGGGTCTCCAATCAGCTGCACATCACCGTTTCCGCTGGCGTTGCTCCAAACAAGTTTTTGGCCAAGATCGCCAGTGACTGGAAGAAGCCCAATGGATTGTTTGTCATCACCCCCGACCAGGTTGAAGACTTCGTCTCCCAGCTGCCTGTTTCCAAGCTGCACGGGGTGGGCAAGGTGACAGCCGACAAGCTGGGTCGCCTCGGGATTGTCACCTGTACGGATTTGCGTGATTGGAGCAAGTTGTCGTTGGTGAGGGAGTTCGGCTCTTTTGGCGAGCGGCTGTGGAACCTGGCCCATGGGATCGATGATCGGCCGGTCCAAAATGACAACCGACGCCAGTCTGTCAGTGTGGAAAACACCTACGACACTGACCTGCCGGACCTCGCCAGTTGCCTGGCGATGTTGCCGACGCTGCTGGCCACCCTCAACGAACGCATCGCGCGCATCGACAGCCTCTACCGCCCGGGTAAGCCCTTCGTGAAGGTCAAATTCCACGACTTTACCCAAACCACGCTGGAGCAGGCCGGAGCAGGGCGAGACCTTGGCAGCTACGAACATCTGCTGACCCAGGCGTTCGCCCGCGGTGGCAAGCCGGTCCGACTGTTGGGAATCGGCGTGCGCCTGCACGACCTTCGCGCGGCTCACGAGCAACTGGAACTGTTTAGCTGA
- the mprF gene encoding bifunctional lysylphosphatidylglycerol flippase/synthetase MprF, with protein MRANPSDTNEAVTENPPAHSKRLRPREWVSKHRQPIGLGVTIILFAIALIACRHMLMELDIYALQDSLLSVPLPSLAGAVVATAIGFVILLGYEWSASRYANVQLPAKSLVMGGFCAFAIGNAVGLSMLSGGSVRYRLYSRLGLGAGEVAHMTLFASLSLGCALPPLAALATLSDLPAASLALHLSVPVLAISAVAILAISAILGYAVYRRRLPEQTIPHNLLVRAGRRTLRLPGVRLTLMQLVITALDVAAAAAVLYLLLPSAPPFGAFLLVYLLALAAGVLSHVPGGVGVFEAILLAAFADELGAAPLAAALLLYRLIYVVLPLLIACLVLLYSEAKRLLFAQQAMRVASGLGAPILALLVFLSGVVLLFSGSTPEIDTRLESLGFLIPHRLIDASHFGASLIGVLCLLLAQGLRRRLSAAWMLTTILLFVGSILSILKGFDWEEASLLLMTAFLLAIFRRSFYRPSRLLELPFSPLYLVASVCVLGASVWLLLFAYQDVPYSHQLWWQFTLDADAPRGLRSALGSAVLLLIVSLTWLLRTARPVINLPDEAQLAKAAEIIKASSQPDGGLVLTGDKAVLMHPDGNAFLMYAHRGRSLVALYDPIGPTQQRAELIWQFRDLCDVHHARPVFYQVRAENLPFYMDIGLTAIKLGEEARVDLLKFDIEAKGKEMKDLRYTWNRGGRDGLSLEIYEVGQAPMEELKVISDAWLTGKNVREKGFSLGRFSLEYLKHFRIAIVHFQGKPVAFSNLLETSRNDLASLDLMRSHPEAPKLTMEFMMVGLILHYKKEGYARFSLGMVPLSGLQPRRGAPLTQRLGSMVFSRGEQLYNFQGLRRFKDKFQPDWEPRYMAVPAGLDPLVALADTAALIAGGLTGLVKR; from the coding sequence ATGCGCGCCAACCCGTCCGACACAAATGAAGCTGTGACGGAGAATCCTCCGGCTCACTCTAAACGGCTGCGTCCACGTGAATGGGTCAGCAAGCATCGCCAGCCCATCGGGTTAGGCGTCACCATTATCCTGTTCGCCATTGCCTTGATTGCCTGTCGGCACATGTTGATGGAGCTGGATATCTACGCCCTGCAGGACTCTCTGCTCAGCGTGCCCCTGCCCTCTTTGGCTGGCGCAGTGGTCGCCACCGCCATCGGCTTTGTGATTTTGCTGGGCTATGAGTGGTCCGCCAGTCGCTACGCCAATGTCCAGTTGCCCGCCAAATCGTTGGTTATGGGCGGGTTCTGCGCGTTTGCCATCGGTAACGCCGTCGGCCTGTCGATGCTTTCCGGCGGTTCGGTGCGTTATCGCCTTTATTCGCGTCTGGGGCTCGGTGCGGGCGAAGTCGCCCACATGACGCTGTTCGCCAGCCTTTCACTGGGCTGTGCGCTGCCGCCTCTGGCTGCATTGGCAACGTTGAGCGATTTGCCTGCCGCGTCGCTGGCATTGCACCTGTCGGTTCCAGTCCTGGCGATCAGTGCAGTGGCGATATTGGCTATCAGTGCGATTCTGGGATACGCGGTCTACCGGCGACGTTTGCCGGAGCAAACCATCCCGCATAACTTGCTGGTCCGTGCCGGACGTCGAACCTTGCGCCTGCCAGGCGTACGCCTGACGCTGATGCAGCTGGTCATCACCGCACTCGACGTCGCAGCTGCGGCCGCTGTGCTCTATCTTTTACTGCCCTCCGCACCTCCGTTTGGCGCATTTCTGCTGGTTTATCTCCTGGCGCTGGCGGCCGGAGTGCTCAGCCATGTGCCCGGTGGCGTCGGCGTCTTTGAAGCCATCCTGCTCGCAGCATTCGCCGATGAGCTGGGCGCTGCGCCATTGGCCGCCGCGCTGTTGCTGTACAGGCTGATCTACGTGGTATTGCCACTGCTGATCGCCTGCCTGGTATTGCTCTATAGCGAAGCGAAGAGACTGCTGTTCGCACAGCAGGCCATGCGCGTCGCCTCGGGGCTGGGCGCGCCGATTCTGGCGCTGCTGGTGTTTCTCTCTGGTGTGGTGCTGCTGTTTTCAGGGTCGACGCCCGAGATCGACACCCGCCTCGAGAGCCTGGGCTTCCTGATTCCGCACCGGCTGATCGACGCATCCCACTTCGGTGCAAGTCTGATTGGCGTCCTTTGCCTGTTGCTCGCGCAGGGCTTGCGCCGCCGGCTTTCCGCAGCGTGGATGCTGACCACCATCCTGCTATTCGTCGGGTCCATCCTGTCGATCCTCAAAGGTTTCGATTGGGAGGAAGCAAGCCTGCTGCTGATGACCGCGTTCCTGCTGGCAATCTTCCGCCGCTCGTTCTACCGGCCGAGTCGCTTGCTGGAATTGCCATTCTCGCCGCTGTATCTGGTGGCCAGCGTGTGCGTACTGGGTGCGTCGGTCTGGTTGCTGCTTTTCGCTTACCAGGACGTGCCGTACAGCCACCAGTTGTGGTGGCAGTTCACGCTGGACGCCGATGCGCCGCGCGGTCTGCGCTCGGCACTGGGCAGTGCGGTGTTGCTGTTGATTGTTTCGCTGACGTGGCTGCTGCGCACGGCGCGTCCGGTGATCAATCTGCCGGATGAGGCGCAACTGGCCAAAGCCGCCGAGATCATCAAGGCCTCCAGCCAGCCCGATGGCGGCCTGGTTCTGACCGGTGACAAAGCCGTGCTCATGCACCCGGACGGCAATGCCTTTCTGATGTACGCCCACCGTGGCCGCAGCCTTGTCGCGCTGTATGACCCAATCGGCCCAACCCAACAACGCGCCGAACTGATCTGGCAATTCCGCGATTTGTGCGACGTTCACCACGCCCGTCCGGTGTTTTATCAGGTGCGTGCAGAGAACTTGCCGTTCTATATGGACATTGGATTGACCGCGATCAAGCTGGGCGAAGAAGCCCGGGTGGACTTGCTCAAGTTCGACATCGAAGCCAAGGGCAAGGAGATGAAAGACCTGCGTTACACCTGGAACAGAGGTGGCCGCGATGGTCTGTCGCTGGAAATCTACGAAGTGGGTCAGGCGCCCATGGAGGAGCTCAAGGTCATCTCCGACGCCTGGCTCACCGGCAAGAATGTCCGTGAGAAAGGTTTCTCGCTGGGCCGATTCAGCCTTGAATACCTGAAGCATTTCCGCATCGCCATTGTCCATTTCCAAGGCAAACCAGTGGCGTTTTCCAACCTGCTGGAGACCTCGCGCAATGACCTGGCGAGCCTGGACCTCATGCGTTCGCACCCGGAAGCCCCCAAGCTGACCATGGAATTCATGATGGTCGGGCTCATCCTTCATTACAAAAAAGAAGGCTACGCCCGTTTCAGCCTGGGCATGGTGCCGTTGTCCGGGCTGCAACCTCGCCGTGGCGCACCGCTGACCCAGCGTCTGGGCTCTATGGTCTTCAGTCGTGGCGAACAGCTTTACAACTTCCAGGGGCTGCGTCGCTTCAAAGACAAATTCCAGCCTGACTGGGAACCCCGATATATGGCCGTGCCGGCAGGACTTGATCCGCTCGTGGCACTGGCGGATACCGCTGCCCTGATTGCGGGCGGCCTGACTGGATTGGTGAAACGCTGA
- a CDS encoding cold shock domain-containing protein produces the protein MGNRDTGTVKWFNTSKGFGFISRDSGDDIFVHFRAIRGEGHRVLVEGQRVEFSVMNRDKGLQAEDVIAALPRR, from the coding sequence CTGGGAAATCGGGATACCGGTACGGTGAAGTGGTTCAACACCTCGAAAGGATTCGGCTTCATCTCCCGTGACTCGGGTGATGATATTTTCGTTCACTTTCGTGCCATTCGGGGTGAAGGTCATCGCGTTCTGGTCGAAGGCCAACGGGTCGAGTTTTCGGTCATGAACCGCGACAAGGGACTGCAAGCGGAAGACGTCATCGCCGCACTGCCGCGCCGCTGA
- a CDS encoding Dps family protein: protein MAIDIGISEEDRKSIVDGLSRLLADTYVLYLKTHNFHWNVTGPAFRTLHLMFEEQYNELALAVDQIAERIRALGFPAPGTYSTYARLSSIKEEEGVPAAEDMIRSLVQGQEAVTRTARGIFPLLDKVSDEPTADLLTQRMQVHEKTAWMLRSMLETQ from the coding sequence ATGGCAATCGATATCGGCATCAGCGAAGAAGATCGCAAGTCCATCGTGGACGGTCTTTCCCGCCTGCTGGCAGACACCTACGTGTTGTATCTGAAAACCCATAACTTTCACTGGAACGTTACTGGTCCGGCCTTTCGTACGCTTCACCTGATGTTCGAGGAGCAGTACAACGAGTTGGCGCTGGCGGTCGATCAGATTGCCGAGCGTATCCGCGCACTGGGCTTCCCGGCACCGGGCACTTACTCAACGTATGCGCGTTTGTCTTCTATCAAAGAAGAAGAAGGCGTACCGGCTGCGGAAGACATGATTCGATCGCTTGTTCAGGGTCAGGAAGCCGTCACCCGGACCGCGCGGGGGATCTTCCCGCTGCTGGACAAAGTCAGCGACGAGCCGACTGCGGATTTGCTGACCCAGCGCATGCAGGTGCACGAGAAAACGGCCTGGATGCTGCGTTCGATGCTCGAAACACAGTAA
- a CDS encoding virulence factor family protein: MIRRYLRFLLAALLIVVLGAVAYWLWTRPAAQPTLEHITLDDGSALIRVVPSTKVKTQVALAVTAEESMTEKQLLALSYDASARVIQVTLPKDDCQLQAKTFNAALQKLDGAPDLVAGIGPGASLAWRWLAGQSNDNAQAISVGFVRDQPGCTEPVPKAAAHGKWTVAWNDGPDDESATLVRDAPNTETSISDYDIKYPQVLNNEVRRRLIGGDDSGGLNIPVVEVPSSQPSDTVTLFLSGDGGWRDLDKEVAGDMAKMGGYPVVGIDTLRYYWEHKSPEQTAADLTELMAHYRQKWGAKHFVLAGYSFGADVLPAIYNRLPEEDKARVDGIILLAFARTGSFEIAVEGWLGAAGKEAATGPEMAKLPGDKVLCVYGIEEKDESGCTEATAPGEKMQLPGGHHFDEDYPALAKRLSAVIDKWKGKEPAAE, encoded by the coding sequence ATGATTCGACGCTACTTGCGCTTTTTGCTCGCAGCCCTGTTGATTGTTGTGCTGGGAGCTGTGGCTTACTGGCTGTGGACCCGCCCTGCCGCGCAACCGACTCTGGAACACATCACCCTCGATGATGGCTCGGCGCTGATTCGCGTGGTGCCTTCGACGAAGGTAAAGACGCAGGTGGCGCTTGCGGTGACCGCCGAGGAGTCCATGACCGAGAAGCAGTTGCTCGCGCTGAGCTACGACGCTTCGGCCCGCGTGATACAGGTCACTCTGCCTAAAGATGATTGCCAATTGCAGGCTAAAACCTTCAACGCCGCGCTACAGAAGCTCGACGGCGCGCCTGACCTGGTCGCAGGCATCGGGCCGGGCGCTTCGCTGGCATGGCGCTGGCTGGCGGGCCAGAGCAACGACAATGCCCAAGCCATTTCAGTGGGTTTTGTCCGCGATCAGCCGGGCTGCACCGAACCTGTGCCGAAGGCTGCGGCCCACGGCAAATGGACGGTCGCCTGGAACGACGGCCCGGACGATGAAAGCGCTACGCTGGTACGCGATGCGCCCAACACCGAAACCAGCATCAGCGATTACGACATCAAGTACCCACAAGTGCTGAACAACGAAGTGCGCCGTCGATTGATCGGTGGCGATGACAGCGGTGGGTTAAACATCCCGGTCGTCGAGGTGCCCTCGTCACAACCTTCCGACACCGTGACGCTGTTCCTTTCCGGCGATGGTGGCTGGCGTGACCTCGACAAGGAGGTCGCCGGTGACATGGCGAAGATGGGAGGCTACCCGGTCGTTGGCATCGACACCCTTCGCTACTACTGGGAACACAAATCGCCTGAGCAGACGGCCGCTGATCTGACCGAACTGATGGCGCATTACCGGCAGAAGTGGGGAGCCAAGCATTTTGTGCTGGCGGGTTACTCGTTCGGGGCTGACGTATTGCCTGCGATCTATAACCGCTTGCCCGAGGAAGACAAGGCACGGGTAGATGGCATCATCCTGCTTGCATTCGCCCGCACGGGGAGCTTTGAGATTGCCGTCGAAGGCTGGCTCGGTGCGGCTGGCAAAGAGGCTGCCACAGGCCCCGAAATGGCCAAGCTGCCCGGCGACAAAGTGTTGTGTGTCTACGGGATCGAAGAAAAGGACGAGAGCGGCTGTACCGAAGCCACCGCACCTGGCGAGAAGATGCAGCTGCCGGGCGGCCATCACTTCGATGAGGACTACCCCGCCCTGGCCAAGCGCCTGAGTGCGGTCATCGATAAGTGGAAAGGCAAAGAGCCCGCTGCCGAATAA
- a CDS encoding HIT domain-containing protein: protein MFVLDSRLRQDTLPIGDFPLCTLLLSNDSNYPWFILVPKRSDISEVFQLEEAEQAQLWTETTYLSAVLSRTFAADKMNVAALGNVVSQLHMHVIVRRVGDAAWPAPVWGRHPARPYSTDEVGRIVSQLKPVLTETFIFKED, encoded by the coding sequence GTGTTCGTTCTAGATTCGCGCCTGCGGCAAGACACCCTGCCTATAGGTGACTTTCCGCTGTGCACATTGCTGCTGTCCAATGACTCGAATTACCCGTGGTTCATCCTCGTCCCAAAGCGTTCTGACATCAGTGAAGTCTTTCAACTGGAGGAGGCAGAGCAGGCGCAGTTATGGACGGAAACGACCTACCTGTCTGCCGTGCTGAGCCGTACCTTCGCTGCGGACAAGATGAATGTCGCTGCACTGGGCAATGTGGTCAGCCAGCTGCACATGCACGTCATCGTCAGACGCGTCGGCGATGCAGCCTGGCCGGCCCCTGTCTGGGGCAGGCATCCGGCCCGACCTTATTCAACGGATGAGGTCGGGCGGATCGTCTCGCAGCTTAAGCCGGTCTTGACCGAAACGTTCATTTTCAAAGAGGACTAA
- a CDS encoding proline--tRNA ligase yields MRTSQYLLATQKETPSDAVVISHQLMLRAGMIRKLASGLYTWLPMGLRVLRKVEVVVREEMNAAGALEVLMPGIQPAELWQESGRWEQYGPELLRLKDRHDRDFCAGPTHEEVITDLARNELNSYKQLPINMYQIQTKFRDEIRPRFGLMRGREFIMKDAYSFHATQDSLQETYDRMHQAYCNVFTRLGLNFRPVVADNGSIGGAGSHEFHVLAESGEDDIVFSDTSDYAANIEKAQAIPREASRPAAAEQMRLVDTPDAKTIAALVEQFNLPIEKTVKTLVVHAAEEGKLIALIIRGDHELNEIKASNLEQVASPLVMASEAELRDAIGAGAGSLGPLNLPLPCIIDRSVELMSDFAIGANIDDKHYFGVNWERDLPVPTVADLRNVVAGDPSPDGQGTVIIKRGIEVGHIFQLGTKYSDAMKCQVLGENGKPVTLTMGCYGIGVSRVVAAAIEQNNDANGIIWSDALAPFQIALVPLRYETEAVKEATDKLYAELTAAGFEVLLDDRDKKTSPGIKFADMELIGIPHRIVVSDRGLAEGNLEYKSRTEAEAQALPVADVLSFIKDRIKR; encoded by the coding sequence ATGCGTACCAGTCAATATTTGCTCGCCACACAGAAAGAAACGCCATCCGACGCGGTCGTGATCAGCCATCAGCTGATGCTGCGTGCCGGCATGATTCGCAAACTGGCTTCGGGTCTTTACACCTGGCTCCCCATGGGCCTGCGAGTACTGCGCAAGGTCGAGGTGGTGGTGCGTGAAGAAATGAACGCAGCGGGCGCGCTTGAGGTGTTGATGCCCGGCATTCAGCCAGCGGAGCTCTGGCAGGAATCGGGCCGTTGGGAACAGTACGGTCCGGAGCTGTTGCGACTGAAAGACCGTCACGATCGAGATTTTTGCGCGGGCCCGACCCACGAAGAGGTCATCACCGATCTGGCCCGCAATGAACTCAATAGCTATAAACAGCTGCCGATCAACATGTATCAGATCCAGACCAAGTTCCGCGACGAAATCCGTCCGCGTTTTGGCCTGATGCGTGGCCGTGAATTCATCATGAAGGACGCCTACTCCTTTCATGCGACACAGGATTCCCTTCAGGAAACCTACGATCGCATGCACCAGGCGTACTGCAACGTGTTCACCCGTCTGGGCCTGAATTTCCGCCCTGTGGTTGCGGACAACGGATCCATCGGTGGCGCGGGCTCCCATGAATTCCACGTCCTCGCCGAGTCGGGTGAAGATGACATCGTGTTCAGCGACACCTCCGACTACGCCGCCAACATTGAAAAAGCACAAGCCATTCCACGTGAAGCGAGCCGCCCTGCCGCCGCCGAGCAGATGCGCCTGGTAGATACCCCCGACGCGAAGACCATCGCGGCGCTGGTCGAGCAGTTCAACCTGCCAATCGAAAAGACCGTGAAGACCCTCGTGGTTCATGCCGCTGAAGAAGGGAAGCTGATCGCCCTGATCATCCGAGGCGATCACGAACTCAACGAGATCAAGGCCTCTAATCTTGAGCAAGTGGCCAGCCCGCTGGTCATGGCTTCCGAAGCTGAACTGCGTGATGCCATTGGCGCCGGCGCAGGTTCGCTCGGGCCGTTGAATCTGCCGCTGCCGTGCATCATTGACCGCTCTGTCGAGCTGATGAGCGACTTTGCCATTGGCGCGAACATAGATGACAAGCACTACTTCGGCGTCAACTGGGAGCGCGACCTGCCGGTTCCGACCGTGGCTGACCTGCGCAACGTTGTCGCCGGCGACCCAAGCCCCGACGGCCAAGGCACAGTGATCATCAAACGCGGCATTGAAGTCGGGCATATTTTCCAGCTCGGCACCAAGTACAGCGACGCGATGAAGTGCCAGGTACTCGGCGAAAACGGCAAGCCGGTTACCTTGACCATGGGCTGCTACGGCATTGGAGTTTCACGCGTAGTGGCTGCGGCCATCGAGCAGAACAACGACGCCAACGGCATCATCTGGAGCGACGCTCTGGCTCCTTTCCAGATCGCCCTCGTGCCACTGCGCTATGAGACCGAAGCAGTCAAAGAGGCCACAGACAAGCTGTACGCCGAACTGACCGCTGCGGGCTTCGAAGTGCTGCTGGACGACCGCGACAAGAAGACCAGTCCGGGCATCAAATTTGCCGACATGGAACTGATCGGCATTCCGCACCGCATCGTAGTCAGCGACCGCGGGCTTGCCGAGGGCAACCTCGAGTACAAGAGCCGCACCGAAGCCGAAGCTCAGGCGTTGCCTGTTGCCGATGTGCTGTCTTTCATCAAGGATCGGATCAAGCGCTGA